Genomic segment of Gemmatimonadaceae bacterium:
GTGGCTGGCGCGCTTCGCCGGGCGCGGGCCGGTCGTCGGGATCGATGTGGTTCCCAGCCCGTTGAGGTTTTGCCGCGAGCGCCATCACACGCATTTAGCTCAGGCGTCCGCGATGCATCTGCCGTTCGCCGATTCGACGTTCGATCTGTTCACGAGCTTTGACGTGCTGGTGCAACTGCCGGGCGAGGGAGCGGACGAACAGGCTATCCGAGAAATGTACCGTGTGCTTCGACCGGGCGGCGTCGCTTTCGTGCGCGTCGCCGCTTACGAATGGATGCGAAGCGGCCACGACGAGGCGCTGGGGACTCAGCGTCGGTACACTCTCGGAGCACTGATCGAGCGGATGGAGAATGCGGGCTTCAGCATCGCGCGCGCGACTTACGCTAACACACTGCTGCTGCCCGCTGCCGCATTGAGGCGGCTCGTGTTGAAGCGTGTGGGTCTGGCCGACAGCGGCTC
This window contains:
- a CDS encoding class I SAM-dependent methyltransferase, whose protein sequence is MQEEDFTYLYALEESFWWFAGMREISSALLEPVLRPSQDRLILDAGCGTGRMLSWLARFAGRGPVVGIDVVPSPLRFCRERHHTHLAQASAMHLPFADSTFDLFTSFDVLVQLPGEGADEQAIREMYRVLRPGGVAFVRVAAYEWMRSGHDEALGTQRRYTLGALIERMENAGFSIARATYANTLLLPAAALRRLVLKRVGLADSGSDVKPLPPKLEWLNRVLASALLSEARILRNPRASLPAGLSAICIAEKPHN